In one window of Paenarthrobacter nicotinovorans DNA:
- a CDS encoding ExeM/NucH family extracellular endonuclease, which yields MQHQYWKSAAGTVLSVGLLAAPLTAAPAFAADDPAAPTGTSPVVINEAYLSGGSTGAAFKNKFVELYNSSDTPVSLAGWSLQYRSATATTAPTGITPLTGSIPAKGYYLVQGATNNGSSTAPNLPTPDVQATGTLNPSGTTGTLVLAKQANAVSPLPAGSVTGNPAIADLLGYGTSNTFETAAASAPAGNADVKSLNRTNGADTDSNAADFSLSTTITPTGSNGGTPPTDPGPQPGVKTIAEIQGTGTASPFVGSTVTTRGKVTAVYATGGFNGYYVQTPGTGGDAGGAARTASDALFVYSPTTAATVQPGDYLELTGAVSEFANQTQITVEAAGLKKLSEAAPEVKSTPFSLPANEAARESLEGMLVAPQGEFTVTDNYSLNQYGEVGLAAGTSPLVQPTAVATYGSPEYAAVVADNALRAIKLDDGASTNFLKDATTKAQQLPYLSTSDPVRVGSPAQFRTDVILGYGNNSWKFQPLAALTPANADSVQPASFTSTRPDGPANVGGNLKLASFNVLNYFPTTGDQLSGCVFYTDREGNPITVKEGCNARGAANAENFERQQAKIVAAITKSGADVISLEEIENSAQFGKNRDDALSKLVDALNVKTPGVWDYVRTPANAPPLSDEDMIRTAFIYKKAAAEPVGESIIHNDTVAFASARKPLAQVFKPVGAADDKKFIAIVNHFKSKGSAATPDDTDKGQGASNIARTKQAESLLAFSKDLQASKGTDKVFLIGDFNAYAKEDPINVLTGAGYTDLEAGTGKHSYLFGGMVGSLDHILASPAAAEKVTGTDIWNINSVESVALEYSRYNNNVTNYYAADEFRASDHDPVVVGLNLTPDAPATVDLQFLGINDFHGRIDTNTVLFAGTVEKLRAAAAPGATAFISAGDNIGASLFASSVAKDQPTIDVLNALELQASAVGNHEFDGGWQDLRERVIAGGTNAKFAYLGANVYQKGTTTPVLPEYKVLDMNGMRVAVIGTVTQEVPSLVTPAGIADLEFGDPVEAINRVAAKIKAENLADLIIVENHDGAASGTPEGATLEQEVAAGGPFAKLVNETTPDVAAIFTGHTHKEYAWDAPVLDANGQPTGKTRPIVQTGNYGENVGSVTLTVDTASKSVTAYKAAVVDRTTDTAESLVASYPRVAAVKTIVDKALAQAAEIGNQPVGAVTADITTAFTPDPAGGAPKRDDRASESTLGNLVADSLVDTLKAPELGSAEIGVVNPGGLRNELYYAPDGTITYAEANAVLPFVNNLWTTSLTGTQFKTLLEQQWQTNPDGTVPSRPYQQLGLSKNVNYTYDAARPAGDRITGIWVNGAVIDPAKLYRIGTFSFLATGGDNFRVFKEGSNTKDTGLVDRDAWIKYLREHNPVSPDFGRRSVAVANSTAAQVKAGEPITLAVSKLNLTSIGSPANASLNAVFVDSKGAAVALGSVPVTAGAATVNLKVPAAAAAGTGTLVLTAVESGTVVKALITVADSGPQPPQCTPPTKPSKWYDIAGWLRYAFAWLDYQKCLRG from the coding sequence ATGCAACATCAATATTGGAAATCAGCTGCGGGAACGGTCCTGTCAGTCGGGTTGCTTGCAGCCCCGCTGACGGCGGCACCCGCCTTCGCGGCGGACGATCCGGCAGCACCCACCGGCACTTCGCCTGTGGTAATCAATGAGGCGTACCTCAGCGGCGGCAGTACGGGCGCCGCCTTCAAGAACAAGTTCGTGGAGCTCTACAACTCCTCGGACACTCCCGTCAGCCTGGCCGGATGGTCCCTGCAGTACAGATCAGCCACCGCCACTACGGCACCTACCGGCATCACTCCCTTGACGGGCAGCATCCCGGCCAAGGGCTACTACCTGGTTCAGGGAGCCACGAACAACGGCAGTTCCACGGCCCCGAACCTCCCCACGCCCGATGTGCAGGCAACCGGCACTCTGAATCCCAGTGGCACCACGGGAACCCTGGTCCTGGCCAAGCAAGCCAACGCGGTCTCACCGCTCCCTGCCGGCTCGGTCACCGGAAACCCCGCCATTGCCGACCTCCTTGGCTACGGCACCTCCAACACCTTCGAGACCGCCGCAGCCAGCGCACCTGCCGGCAACGCAGACGTCAAGAGCCTGAATCGAACCAACGGTGCGGACACCGACTCCAACGCCGCCGATTTCAGCCTCAGCACCACCATCACCCCGACAGGTTCCAACGGCGGAACCCCGCCCACGGACCCCGGTCCGCAGCCCGGCGTCAAGACCATCGCAGAGATCCAAGGCACCGGCACGGCAAGCCCGTTCGTAGGCAGCACCGTCACGACGCGCGGCAAGGTCACGGCCGTCTACGCAACCGGCGGATTCAACGGCTACTACGTCCAGACCCCCGGAACCGGCGGCGACGCCGGCGGGGCGGCCAGGACGGCGTCGGACGCTTTGTTCGTCTACTCGCCTACGACGGCGGCAACGGTACAGCCGGGTGACTACCTGGAACTCACCGGAGCCGTGAGCGAATTCGCCAACCAGACCCAGATCACGGTCGAAGCCGCAGGCTTGAAGAAGCTCAGTGAGGCAGCGCCCGAGGTCAAGTCCACCCCGTTCTCCCTGCCGGCCAATGAAGCCGCCCGTGAGAGCCTGGAGGGCATGCTCGTCGCTCCGCAGGGCGAGTTCACCGTCACGGACAACTACTCCCTCAACCAGTACGGCGAGGTCGGCTTGGCGGCCGGCACATCACCACTGGTGCAGCCGACGGCAGTGGCCACTTACGGTTCGCCGGAGTACGCCGCTGTGGTTGCCGACAACGCCCTGCGGGCCATCAAGCTCGACGACGGCGCGTCCACGAACTTCCTCAAGGACGCCACCACCAAGGCACAACAACTGCCGTACCTGAGCACCTCTGATCCCGTGCGGGTCGGATCGCCGGCACAGTTCCGCACCGACGTGATCCTGGGCTACGGCAACAACTCCTGGAAATTCCAGCCGCTGGCCGCGCTGACCCCGGCCAACGCGGACTCAGTCCAGCCTGCGTCGTTCACCTCCACCCGGCCCGACGGTCCGGCCAACGTTGGTGGAAACCTTAAACTGGCGTCCTTCAACGTGCTCAATTACTTCCCCACCACCGGGGACCAGCTGAGCGGCTGCGTCTTCTACACCGACCGCGAGGGCAACCCGATTACGGTCAAGGAAGGCTGCAACGCCCGCGGAGCCGCCAACGCGGAGAACTTCGAGCGCCAGCAGGCCAAGATCGTAGCAGCCATCACCAAGTCCGGCGCGGACGTCATATCCCTTGAAGAGATCGAGAACTCGGCACAGTTCGGCAAGAACCGCGACGATGCCCTGTCCAAGCTGGTTGACGCGCTCAACGTCAAGACTCCGGGTGTTTGGGACTACGTGCGGACTCCGGCCAACGCTCCCCCGCTGAGCGATGAGGACATGATCCGCACCGCGTTCATCTACAAGAAGGCCGCTGCCGAGCCCGTGGGCGAGTCCATCATCCACAACGACACCGTGGCCTTCGCAAGCGCCCGCAAACCGCTGGCACAGGTGTTCAAGCCGGTGGGCGCTGCCGACGACAAGAAGTTCATAGCAATCGTGAACCACTTCAAGTCCAAGGGTTCCGCGGCCACCCCGGACGATACCGACAAGGGCCAGGGTGCCTCCAATATCGCCCGCACCAAGCAGGCCGAATCGTTGCTCGCATTCTCCAAGGACCTGCAGGCTTCCAAGGGCACGGACAAGGTCTTCCTCATCGGTGACTTCAACGCCTACGCCAAGGAAGATCCCATCAACGTCCTGACGGGCGCCGGCTACACCGACCTTGAGGCCGGCACCGGCAAACACTCCTACCTGTTCGGTGGCATGGTGGGTTCGCTCGACCACATCCTTGCTTCCCCGGCGGCTGCGGAAAAAGTCACCGGGACCGACATCTGGAACATCAACTCCGTAGAGTCCGTCGCGCTGGAATACAGCAGGTATAACAACAACGTGACCAACTACTACGCCGCGGACGAATTCCGGGCCAGCGACCATGACCCCGTGGTGGTTGGACTGAACCTGACTCCCGACGCACCGGCCACCGTTGACCTGCAGTTCCTGGGCATCAACGACTTCCACGGCCGCATCGACACCAACACCGTGCTCTTCGCAGGAACCGTGGAGAAACTCCGTGCCGCTGCAGCACCGGGCGCAACGGCGTTCATCTCCGCTGGTGACAACATCGGCGCTTCCTTGTTCGCGTCGTCAGTGGCGAAGGACCAGCCCACGATCGACGTCCTCAACGCGCTGGAGCTGCAGGCTTCCGCTGTGGGCAACCACGAGTTCGACGGCGGTTGGCAGGACTTGCGCGAGCGAGTCATCGCCGGAGGGACCAACGCGAAGTTCGCCTACTTGGGTGCGAACGTCTACCAGAAGGGCACCACCACCCCGGTCCTCCCGGAGTACAAGGTACTGGACATGAACGGGATGCGCGTGGCCGTGATCGGCACCGTCACCCAGGAAGTTCCCTCCTTGGTAACTCCGGCCGGAATTGCCGATCTTGAGTTCGGGGACCCCGTGGAAGCCATCAACCGCGTGGCGGCAAAAATCAAGGCTGAGAACCTGGCAGACCTGATCATTGTGGAGAACCACGACGGCGCCGCTTCCGGCACGCCCGAAGGCGCCACTTTGGAACAGGAAGTCGCAGCAGGCGGACCGTTCGCCAAACTGGTCAACGAAACCACTCCTGACGTCGCTGCCATCTTCACCGGCCACACGCACAAGGAGTATGCCTGGGACGCACCGGTCCTGGACGCCAACGGCCAGCCCACAGGCAAGACCCGGCCGATCGTGCAGACCGGCAACTACGGCGAAAACGTGGGCAGCGTGACGCTTACGGTAGACACCGCAAGCAAGTCCGTCACCGCCTACAAGGCCGCTGTGGTGGACCGGACGACCGATACCGCCGAGAGCCTCGTGGCCAGCTACCCGCGGGTGGCGGCAGTGAAGACCATCGTGGACAAGGCCCTTGCCCAGGCTGCCGAGATCGGCAACCAGCCGGTGGGTGCAGTGACCGCTGATATCACCACCGCTTTCACCCCGGACCCCGCCGGCGGGGCTCCCAAGCGTGACGACCGCGCGAGCGAGTCCACGCTGGGAAACCTGGTGGCGGACTCACTGGTGGACACGCTCAAGGCGCCTGAACTGGGCTCGGCGGAGATCGGCGTCGTAAATCCCGGCGGCCTGCGCAACGAGCTCTATTACGCACCGGACGGCACCATCACCTACGCCGAGGCCAACGCGGTGTTGCCGTTCGTGAACAACCTCTGGACTACGTCCCTGACCGGCACGCAGTTCAAGACACTTCTTGAACAGCAGTGGCAGACCAACCCGGACGGCACTGTTCCCAGCCGCCCGTACCAGCAGCTGGGTCTGTCCAAGAACGTCAACTACACCTATGACGCCGCCCGCCCTGCAGGTGACCGCATCACCGGCATCTGGGTAAACGGCGCCGTGATCGACCCCGCCAAGCTGTACAGGATCGGCACCTTCAGCTTCCTGGCAACCGGCGGTGACAACTTCCGGGTCTTCAAGGAGGGCAGCAACACCAAGGACACCGGCCTGGTGGACCGTGATGCGTGGATCAAGTACCTGCGCGAACACAACCCGGTGTCCCCGGACTTCGGGCGCCGTTCGGTTGCCGTCGCCAACTCGACGGCGGCCCAGGTGAAGGCCGGTGAGCCCATCACCCTGGCTGTTTCCAAGCTGAACCTGACGTCGATCGGCAGCCCGGCCAACGCCTCGCTGAACGCCGTCTTCGTGGACAGCAAGGGCGCCGCTGTGGCGCTCGGTTCCGTGCCGGTGACGGCAGGCGCGGCAACGGTGAACCTCAAGGTTCCCGCGGCGGCAGCTGCAGGTACCGGCACCCTGGTGCTGACCGCCGTCGAAAGTGGAACGGTGGTGAAGGCTCTGATCACTGTGGCGGACAGCGGACCGCAACCGCCCCAGTGCACCCCACCCACCAAGCCGTCCAAGTGGTACGACATCGCGGGCTGGCTGCGGTATGCCTTCGCCTGGTTGGACTACCAGAAGTGCTTGAGGGGCTGA
- a CDS encoding septum formation family protein: MLHLSKTLRAAAVLTMASLALAGCSLISSGDAKRDESGKATESSKADAFKVKLGDCIANPDTQEVVDVTIIPCDQSHDLEAYAVTKMDTSAFPGDTEVGTKAEEFCGAQFATFVGVPFEESALDVTFLHPTSDSWKTGDREIVCLIGAAAGAATTGTLKGAAK; encoded by the coding sequence ATGCTCCACCTTTCAAAGACCCTCAGGGCTGCTGCCGTGCTGACCATGGCATCGCTGGCACTGGCGGGATGTTCGCTCATCAGCAGCGGGGACGCCAAGCGGGATGAATCCGGCAAAGCAACGGAATCGTCCAAAGCAGACGCCTTCAAAGTGAAACTGGGCGACTGCATCGCCAACCCTGATACCCAGGAAGTCGTGGACGTCACCATCATTCCGTGCGACCAGAGCCACGACCTCGAGGCCTACGCCGTCACCAAAATGGACACGTCCGCGTTCCCCGGTGACACCGAAGTGGGCACCAAGGCAGAGGAGTTCTGCGGTGCCCAGTTCGCAACTTTCGTAGGCGTACCCTTCGAAGAGTCCGCCCTGGATGTCACTTTCCTCCACCCCACCAGCGATTCCTGGAAGACCGGCGATCGTGAGATCGTCTGCCTGATCGGCGCTGCTGCTGGAGCCGCAACCACCGGAACCCTCAAGGGCGCGGCCAAGTAG
- a CDS encoding VOC family protein has translation MPTPDIAPGAPCWIDLMTSDTEQAKSFYGTLFGWTFETGDQEKYGGYITASKDGRMVAGIMQKQEDMGAMPDVWSTYLRTDDIKATTEAAAANGGQVYLEPMEVPEQGSMAMYGDSSGASIGAWQFGEMKGYEIAAEAGAPAWHELLSKDYDSAVAFYQKVFGWETDVMSDTPEFRYTTLGSGDNAQAGIMDASGFLPPQVPSMWSVYFAVADTDATVEQAAALGATVMEPAEETPFGRLATLSDPTGAVFKVIQEQGQTA, from the coding sequence ATGCCAACCCCTGACATCGCTCCGGGAGCACCTTGCTGGATCGACCTGATGACCTCCGATACCGAACAGGCGAAGTCTTTCTACGGCACCCTCTTCGGTTGGACGTTCGAGACCGGCGACCAGGAGAAGTACGGCGGCTACATCACAGCGTCCAAGGACGGCCGGATGGTTGCAGGGATCATGCAGAAGCAGGAGGACATGGGAGCCATGCCGGATGTGTGGTCCACTTACCTGCGCACCGATGACATCAAAGCAACCACGGAAGCCGCAGCTGCCAACGGCGGCCAGGTGTACCTGGAACCGATGGAGGTTCCCGAGCAAGGCAGCATGGCCATGTACGGTGACTCTTCGGGTGCCTCGATCGGTGCTTGGCAATTCGGGGAGATGAAGGGCTATGAGATCGCAGCCGAGGCCGGCGCTCCAGCTTGGCATGAGCTCCTCTCCAAGGACTACGACTCCGCGGTCGCCTTTTACCAGAAGGTGTTCGGCTGGGAAACGGACGTCATGAGCGACACCCCTGAGTTCCGGTACACCACCCTCGGCTCGGGAGACAACGCACAGGCCGGCATCATGGATGCCTCCGGCTTCCTCCCCCCGCAGGTCCCTTCCATGTGGAGCGTGTACTTCGCGGTGGCGGACACCGATGCCACCGTTGAGCAGGCTGCGGCCTTGGGCGCCACCGTCATGGAACCCGCCGAAGAGACGCCCTTCGGCCGCCTGGCAACGTTGTCCGATCCCACGGGTGCAGTCTTCAAGGTGATCCAGGAGCAGGGCCAGACGGCCTAG
- a CDS encoding NAD(P)H-quinone oxidoreductase — translation MKAVFIPEPGGPEVLEVREVPSPVPGDGEVLIDVVAAGLNRADVQQRRGFYPPPPGASEIPGLEVSGRISAFGPGVTKAFSLGDKVVALLSGGGYAQQVAVPAEQVLRVPEGVDLITAAALPEVAATVYSNLIMTAQLQPGETVLIHGATGGIGTMAIQLAKAYGATVAATAGSDEKVGTAKAFLGADIAINYTEEDFVESLKAQNGGKGADVILDVVGAKYLQQNVDALAEYGRLIIIGLQGGAKAEINLGQLLSKRAAVIGTALRPRSVAEKGIIMTAVRESVWPMVTDGRITPLVAKTFPLDQVREAHEYFDSGEHVGKVLLLL, via the coding sequence ATGAAAGCCGTCTTTATCCCAGAGCCGGGCGGGCCCGAAGTCCTCGAGGTCCGCGAGGTCCCCTCCCCGGTGCCGGGCGATGGCGAGGTACTGATCGACGTCGTTGCTGCGGGCCTGAATCGTGCGGACGTCCAGCAGCGCCGCGGCTTCTATCCACCGCCGCCCGGGGCATCGGAAATCCCCGGACTCGAGGTTTCCGGTCGGATCTCCGCCTTCGGCCCCGGCGTTACCAAGGCCTTCTCCCTGGGGGACAAGGTAGTGGCGCTGCTTTCCGGCGGCGGCTACGCCCAACAGGTGGCGGTTCCTGCCGAACAGGTACTCCGCGTTCCTGAAGGCGTGGACCTGATCACCGCAGCTGCCCTGCCCGAGGTTGCCGCGACCGTGTACTCGAACCTCATCATGACGGCCCAGCTGCAACCCGGCGAGACGGTGCTCATCCACGGCGCCACCGGCGGAATCGGCACCATGGCCATCCAGCTCGCGAAAGCCTACGGTGCCACAGTTGCTGCAACGGCGGGGTCGGATGAAAAAGTCGGCACGGCCAAGGCGTTCCTCGGGGCCGACATCGCCATCAACTACACCGAAGAAGACTTCGTTGAAAGCCTCAAGGCACAAAACGGCGGCAAAGGCGCGGACGTTATCCTCGACGTTGTGGGTGCCAAGTACCTCCAGCAGAACGTCGACGCGCTCGCTGAGTACGGCAGGCTCATCATCATCGGGCTGCAGGGCGGCGCCAAGGCGGAGATCAACCTGGGCCAGCTCCTCAGCAAGCGTGCAGCCGTGATCGGCACAGCCCTCCGGCCCCGTTCGGTTGCCGAAAAAGGCATCATCATGACGGCGGTGCGCGAGTCCGTGTGGCCCATGGTCACCGACGGTCGCATCACGCCGCTCGTCGCCAAGACTTTTCCGCTGGACCAGGTCCGCGAAGCGCATGAGTACTTCGACTCGGGGGAGCACGTGGGCAAGGTCCTCTTGCTCCTCTGA
- a CDS encoding PadR family transcriptional regulator, protein MSIRHSLLALLQDQPRYGYELRVEFEDRTGAAWPLNIGQVYTTLDRLERDGLVSKDGDDGGGHVIYSITDAGVEEVAAWFSGAVDRGNPPRNEIAIKLALAVTMPGVDAAAVIQSQREVSVKALQEHTQARKAVSANQRSADTAFLLVLDSLVFQAEAEVRWLDLCEARMVQSLGKGGPSTAGAS, encoded by the coding sequence ATGTCCATCCGGCACAGCCTTCTGGCCCTGCTCCAGGACCAGCCCAGGTATGGCTATGAGTTGCGTGTCGAATTCGAGGACCGGACCGGCGCCGCCTGGCCGCTGAACATCGGCCAGGTTTACACCACCCTGGACCGGCTTGAGCGCGACGGCCTGGTCAGCAAGGACGGCGACGACGGCGGCGGGCACGTCATCTACAGCATCACTGACGCTGGGGTCGAGGAAGTCGCGGCGTGGTTTTCCGGGGCTGTCGACCGGGGAAATCCGCCGCGGAACGAGATCGCCATCAAACTGGCGCTCGCCGTGACCATGCCCGGGGTGGATGCCGCTGCGGTGATCCAGTCCCAGCGTGAAGTTTCCGTCAAGGCGCTGCAGGAGCACACCCAGGCGCGCAAAGCGGTCTCGGCCAACCAGCGCTCAGCAGACACGGCGTTCCTGCTGGTGCTCGATTCCCTGGTGTTCCAGGCAGAGGCCGAAGTCCGGTGGCTGGACCTGTGCGAAGCCCGCATGGTGCAGAGCCTGGGCAAGGGCGGGCCAAGCACCGCTGGTGCCAGCTAA
- a CDS encoding carbon starvation CstA family protein, with amino-acid sequence MGKNPDQTGLMEGLDPTLPAPAVDHSARDAEERKWTPAKIGLWVAISLLGAVAWFMLALVRGETVNAIWFVFAAVCTYLIGYRFYSKVIERYLLKPDDRRATPAEYKADGKDYVRTDRNVLFGHHFAAIAGAGPLVGPVIAAQMGYLPGTIWIIIGVVFAGAVQDYLVMFFSMRRGGRSLGQMAREELGVIGGTAALIATLLIMIIIVAILALVVVNALGESPWGVFSVGMTIPIALFMGVYLRFIRPGKVMEVSIIGFVLLMAAIIGGGAVAGTEWGAAFFHLDKVTIAWGLIIYGFIAAILPVWLLLAPRDYLSTFMKIGVIVMLALAIIVVRPEITVPAFSEFAGRENGPVFSGALFPFLFVTIACGALSGFHALISSGTTPKLIEKERQTRFIGYGGMLMESFVAIMALVAAISIDRGIYFAMNAPLALTGGTVESAATWVNSLGLANVNITPDVLAQTAKDVGEESIISRSGGAPTLAVGLAHIMQQFIGGPAMMAFWYHFAIMFEALFILTAVDAGTRVARFMLQDSIGNFVPKFKGASWRPGAWLCTAIMVGAWGAVLLMGVTDPLGGINTLFPLFGIANQLLAAIALAVCLAIVAKRGTFKWLWIVAVPLAFAAVVTITASFHKIFSPVPAVGYFANNQAFSKALADGKTEFGTAKSVAAMEAVVRNTAIQGWLSVIFVVLSIIVILTALIATVKAIRAGGGQDHEDPAVPSKVFAPAGLLPTPAEKALLAEWNALPADKRTHKAGHH; translated from the coding sequence ATGGGCAAGAATCCTGACCAGACCGGACTCATGGAAGGACTTGATCCTACGCTGCCTGCACCCGCGGTGGACCATTCCGCCCGGGACGCCGAGGAACGCAAATGGACTCCGGCGAAAATCGGTCTTTGGGTGGCGATTTCGCTGCTCGGTGCAGTGGCGTGGTTCATGCTCGCCCTGGTTCGCGGCGAGACGGTGAATGCCATCTGGTTTGTCTTCGCCGCAGTCTGTACCTACCTCATCGGCTACCGCTTCTATTCGAAGGTCATTGAACGCTACCTGCTGAAGCCGGATGACCGCAGGGCTACGCCCGCCGAGTATAAGGCCGACGGCAAGGACTACGTCCGCACGGACCGGAACGTCCTGTTCGGGCACCACTTCGCGGCGATCGCCGGTGCAGGCCCCTTGGTGGGCCCGGTCATCGCGGCGCAGATGGGTTACCTTCCAGGCACCATCTGGATCATCATTGGCGTCGTGTTTGCCGGTGCCGTGCAGGACTATCTGGTGATGTTCTTCTCGATGCGTCGAGGCGGCCGGTCCCTGGGCCAGATGGCCCGTGAGGAACTGGGAGTCATTGGCGGTACAGCGGCCTTGATCGCAACGTTGCTGATCATGATCATCATCGTGGCCATCCTTGCGCTGGTAGTGGTCAATGCCCTGGGTGAGAGCCCGTGGGGCGTCTTCTCCGTTGGAATGACCATCCCGATTGCGCTGTTCATGGGCGTGTACCTTCGGTTCATCCGGCCCGGCAAGGTGATGGAGGTTTCCATCATTGGTTTCGTGCTGCTCATGGCGGCCATCATCGGCGGCGGTGCTGTGGCTGGTACCGAGTGGGGTGCGGCATTCTTCCACCTGGACAAGGTGACCATCGCCTGGGGCCTGATCATCTACGGATTCATTGCCGCGATCCTGCCCGTGTGGCTGCTGCTCGCGCCGCGCGACTACCTTTCCACGTTCATGAAAATCGGCGTGATCGTGATGCTGGCCCTCGCCATCATCGTTGTGCGGCCGGAAATCACCGTCCCTGCCTTCAGCGAGTTCGCGGGCCGCGAGAACGGCCCGGTGTTCTCCGGCGCGCTGTTCCCGTTCCTGTTCGTCACGATTGCCTGTGGTGCCTTGTCCGGTTTCCACGCCCTCATTTCCTCGGGGACCACCCCCAAGTTGATCGAGAAGGAACGCCAGACCCGTTTCATCGGGTACGGCGGCATGCTGATGGAGTCGTTCGTGGCCATCATGGCGCTCGTGGCTGCAATCTCGATTGACCGCGGCATCTACTTCGCCATGAACGCGCCCCTGGCACTGACCGGCGGCACGGTGGAGTCAGCCGCCACCTGGGTGAACAGCCTGGGCCTGGCCAACGTGAACATCACCCCGGACGTGCTGGCCCAGACGGCCAAGGACGTGGGCGAGGAAAGCATCATCTCCCGCTCCGGCGGTGCCCCGACGCTGGCAGTTGGCTTGGCGCACATCATGCAGCAGTTCATCGGCGGGCCCGCCATGATGGCGTTCTGGTACCACTTCGCCATCATGTTCGAGGCGCTCTTCATCCTTACCGCCGTGGACGCCGGAACCCGCGTTGCCCGGTTCATGCTGCAGGATTCCATCGGCAACTTTGTTCCCAAGTTCAAGGGAGCTTCATGGCGCCCCGGTGCCTGGCTCTGCACGGCCATCATGGTGGGTGCCTGGGGCGCTGTGCTGTTGATGGGTGTGACGGATCCGCTGGGCGGCATCAATACGCTGTTCCCGCTGTTCGGCATCGCCAACCAACTGCTGGCAGCCATCGCCCTGGCGGTGTGCTTGGCCATCGTGGCCAAGCGGGGCACGTTCAAGTGGCTGTGGATCGTGGCCGTCCCGCTGGCTTTCGCGGCTGTCGTCACCATCACTGCCAGCTTCCACAAGATCTTCTCCCCGGTACCGGCCGTAGGCTATTTCGCCAACAACCAGGCGTTCTCCAAGGCACTTGCCGATGGCAAGACGGAGTTCGGCACGGCCAAGAGCGTCGCGGCCATGGAAGCTGTCGTCCGGAATACGGCCATTCAGGGATGGTTGTCGGTGATCTTTGTGGTCTTGAGCATCATCGTGATCCTCACGGCCCTGATCGCCACCGTCAAGGCCATCCGGGCCGGTGGGGGACAGGATCATGAAGATCCTGCCGTGCCGTCCAAGGTGTTTGCTCCTGCAGGGCTCCTTCCCACCCCGGCTGAGAAAGCGCTGCTCGCCGAATGGAACGCGTTGCCTGCTGACAAGCGCACCCACAAGGCGGGGCATCACTGA
- a CDS encoding YbdD/YjiX family protein, translated as MNAVTRGFRGFAAYMGSLMGADAYTKYLEHFTASGHAGPAMTEREFWRDRMDRQDSNPQGRCC; from the coding sequence ATGAACGCGGTCACCAGGGGCTTTCGTGGCTTTGCCGCATACATGGGTTCGCTTATGGGCGCTGACGCGTACACGAAATACCTTGAGCACTTCACCGCCTCCGGCCACGCCGGTCCCGCCATGACCGAACGCGAGTTTTGGCGGGACCGGATGGACCGGCAGGACAGCAATCCCCAAGGCCGCTGCTGCTGA
- a CDS encoding bacterial proteasome activator family protein, translated as MSDLNDIQPTDEASDDTPVEGTTLDGDAAAPNGGQSPQGEAANDVKPKPSNLQELVDEPAKVMRIGTMIRQLLEEVKSAPLDDAARGRLAEIHERSIKELEDGLAPELIDELERISLPFPEDKAPSDAELRIAQAQLVGWLEGLFHGIQAAIAAQQAAKEHAAAQMQLRQLPPGTVIAPGIIIGENGQPQRAAAPGASGAASNGRPEDPDHGPGQYL; from the coding sequence ATGAGCGATCTGAACGACATTCAGCCCACGGATGAGGCTTCGGACGACACTCCCGTGGAAGGAACCACGCTGGACGGGGATGCGGCTGCGCCCAATGGCGGGCAATCCCCGCAGGGCGAGGCAGCGAACGACGTCAAGCCCAAGCCCAGCAACCTTCAGGAACTGGTGGACGAGCCTGCCAAGGTGATGCGGATCGGCACGATGATCCGTCAGCTTCTGGAAGAAGTCAAGAGCGCCCCGCTTGATGATGCAGCGCGCGGTCGCCTCGCCGAGATCCACGAGCGGTCCATCAAGGAGCTCGAAGATGGGTTGGCACCTGAGCTCATTGACGAGTTGGAACGCATCAGCCTCCCGTTTCCCGAGGACAAGGCCCCCTCGGACGCTGAGCTTCGCATCGCACAGGCCCAGCTGGTGGGCTGGTTGGAAGGGCTGTTCCATGGCATCCAGGCAGCCATTGCCGCCCAGCAGGCAGCGAAAGAACACGCTGCCGCGCAAATGCAGCTGCGGCAGCTGCCCCCGGGTACGGTCATCGCGCCGGGCATCATCATTGGTGAAAACGGGCAACCGCAGCGGGCTGCTGCGCCCGGGGCTTCGGGTGCTGCTTCCAATGGACGCCCGGAAGATCCCGACCACGGCCCGGGCCAGTACCTCTGA